A stretch of the Pseudalkalibacillus hwajinpoensis genome encodes the following:
- a CDS encoding superoxide dismutase, with product MAKFELPELPYDYNALEPHIDEETMKIHHDKHHNAYVTKLNGALEGHEEHASKSLEDLLGNLDALPEGIRTAVRNNGGGHANHSLFWQLLSPNGGGEPSGDLSEALKKKFGSFESFKEEFANAAAGRFGSGWAWLVVKGGELEVTSTPNQDTPVMEGVTPILGLDVWEHAYYLKYQNKRPDYIAAFWNVVNWDEVAKRYEAAK from the coding sequence ATGGCTAAATTTGAACTACCAGAACTACCTTACGACTACAATGCACTAGAACCACACATCGACGAAGAAACAATGAAGATCCACCACGACAAGCACCATAACGCATATGTAACAAAATTAAATGGTGCACTAGAAGGTCATGAGGAGCATGCATCTAAGAGCCTTGAAGATCTTCTTGGCAACCTTGACGCACTTCCTGAAGGCATTCGCACGGCTGTTCGAAACAATGGTGGCGGACACGCTAACCACTCACTTTTCTGGCAATTGCTAAGCCCTAACGGTGGCGGCGAACCATCAGGTGATCTAAGCGAAGCACTTAAAAAGAAATTTGGTAGCTTTGAAAGCTTTAAAGAAGAATTTGCTAATGCTGCAGCTGGTCGTTTTGGCTCAGGCTGGGCTTGGCTAGTAGTAAAAGGTGGAGAACTTGAAGTAACAAGCACTCCAAACCAAGATACTCCAGTAATGGAAGGTGTTACACCAATTCTTGGGCTAGATGTTTGGGAGCATGCTTATTATCTTAAGTATCAAAACAAACGTCCTGATTACATCGCTGCATTCTGGAATGTAGTTAACTGGGATGAAGTTGCAAAGCGTTACGAAGCAGCTAAATAA
- a CDS encoding DUF456 domain-containing protein, with protein MDILIWCLIIASFIIAFVGLIYPIIPAVLFIYVGFILYGVFFDFGSMTISFWIVEVLLTMLLFVADYASNLFGVKKYGGSKAAIWGSTIGLLVGPFVIPFAGIILGPFIGAILAELVIHRKAFKESVQVGVGSLLGFLGGAVMKGLLQTIMVVVFLVYVL; from the coding sequence GTGGATATTCTAATATGGTGCCTGATTATTGCGTCGTTCATCATTGCATTTGTGGGATTGATTTATCCGATTATTCCAGCCGTACTATTTATTTATGTTGGGTTTATCCTGTATGGGGTGTTTTTTGATTTTGGTTCAATGACTATTTCCTTTTGGATTGTTGAAGTTCTGCTGACGATGTTATTATTTGTTGCGGACTATGCTAGTAATTTATTTGGCGTGAAGAAGTATGGAGGGTCAAAGGCGGCGATATGGGGGAGTACAATTGGTTTACTTGTTGGCCCATTTGTCATTCCGTTTGCAGGGATCATCCTTGGACCATTTATCGGTGCTATCTTAGCTGAACTAGTTATTCATCGAAAAGCTTTTAAAGAATCTGTTCAAGTAGGTGTAGGTTCATTGCTTGGTTTTCTTGGTGGAGCTGTTATGAAAGGATTACTCCAAACGATCATGGTTGTTGTGTTCCTAGTGTATGTCCTATAA
- a CDS encoding Na/Pi cotransporter family protein: MELNVQEMIFQFVGGLGIFLFGLKYMGDGLQRSAGDRLRDILDRFTTNPFMGVLAGVIVTILIQSSSGTTVLTVGLVNAGFMTLKQAIGVVMGANIGTTVTAFIIGFPIKDYALPIIAIGSLLIFFFKNKKINYAGQIVFGFGALFFGLELMSTGMKPLRSLEAFQELTVNMSSNPLLGVVIGTVFTVIVQSSSATIGVLQGLYSQNAMDIQAALPVLFGDNIGTTITAVLASIGASVAARRTALTHVIFNLIGTALFLIFLFAYTPFIEYLRDALNLTPEMTIAFGHGIFNITNTVIQFPFIAGLAYLVTKIIPGDDATIEYKPKHLDPVFIERSPSVALGQAKEEVIRMSGFAYKGVKEASNYLTSKSQKSAEKTAQYEEAINNLDNKITDYLIQLSATSLSGDESTRHGMLMDSVRDIERIGDHMENIVELVDYQISNKVKMTDVAMKDLDEMFNLTLSALNEAFDALDKWDVAKAQEVVKLEDKIDKMERTLRKQHILRLNEGECTGSAGIVFVDIISNLERIGDHAVNIAEAVIGEE; the protein is encoded by the coding sequence ATGGAACTCAACGTTCAGGAGATGATCTTTCAGTTTGTGGGAGGTCTTGGTATTTTCCTGTTTGGACTAAAGTATATGGGAGACGGCCTTCAACGATCAGCAGGTGATCGATTAAGAGACATTCTCGATCGCTTTACGACTAACCCGTTTATGGGTGTACTCGCTGGGGTCATTGTAACTATTCTCATACAAAGTAGTTCAGGAACAACGGTTTTAACAGTCGGTCTTGTTAACGCAGGATTTATGACTCTCAAGCAAGCAATTGGCGTTGTAATGGGTGCGAACATTGGTACAACTGTTACAGCATTTATTATTGGTTTTCCTATTAAAGATTACGCACTTCCAATTATAGCCATCGGTTCTTTGTTAATTTTCTTCTTTAAAAACAAGAAAATTAACTACGCTGGTCAAATCGTCTTCGGATTTGGTGCGTTGTTCTTTGGACTTGAATTAATGAGTACGGGAATGAAACCACTTCGTAGCCTTGAGGCTTTCCAAGAATTAACAGTAAACATGAGCTCGAACCCACTGTTAGGCGTTGTGATCGGTACAGTATTTACTGTCATTGTACAAAGTTCCAGTGCGACAATTGGTGTATTGCAAGGTCTTTATTCACAGAACGCAATGGATATTCAAGCTGCATTACCAGTTCTGTTTGGAGATAATATCGGTACAACGATTACAGCAGTTCTTGCTTCTATCGGTGCATCCGTTGCCGCTAGACGTACAGCACTGACTCACGTTATTTTCAATTTAATTGGAACGGCGCTTTTCCTAATATTCTTATTCGCCTATACGCCGTTTATTGAATACTTAAGAGACGCATTAAACTTAACACCGGAAATGACGATTGCATTCGGACACGGGATCTTTAACATTACAAATACTGTTATCCAATTCCCATTCATTGCCGGACTTGCCTATCTCGTTACAAAAATTATTCCTGGTGATGATGCAACGATTGAATATAAGCCAAAACACCTTGATCCAGTATTTATCGAACGCTCTCCATCTGTTGCATTAGGACAAGCTAAAGAAGAAGTGATTCGAATGAGCGGATTTGCTTATAAGGGTGTTAAAGAAGCATCAAATTATTTAACATCTAAGAGTCAGAAGAGCGCTGAAAAAACCGCTCAGTATGAAGAAGCTATTAACAACCTGGATAATAAAATTACAGATTACCTTATCCAATTATCAGCAACTTCTCTGTCTGGAGATGAGTCGACACGACACGGTATGCTAATGGACTCAGTTCGTGATATCGAGCGTATTGGGGATCATATGGAGAATATTGTTGAGTTGGTTGATTATCAAATAAGCAATAAAGTGAAGATGACTGACGTTGCTATGAAAGACCTTGATGAAATGTTTAATCTGACTCTTTCTGCACTCAATGAAGCCTTTGATGCACTCGATAAATGGGATGTAGCTAAGGCGCAGGAAGTTGTTAAGCTAGAAGATAAGATCGACAAAATGGAAAGAACGCTTCGTAAGCAGCATATCCTTCGTCTAAATGAGGGTGAATGTACTGGAAGTGCTGGAATTGTTTTTGTTGATATCATCAGTAACCTTGAGCGTATTGGTGACCATGCGGTGAATATTGCAGAAGCCGTCATTGGAGAAGAATAA
- a CDS encoding DUF1189 domain-containing protein: MNVFKQLYYSLFSPKMMARFRFQKLGKPILYVFLLMFLSSVPVGIMTALSFTNAYEDLKTHMSDLPEFTLEDGSLTSEQSEPLIRQNDENTFIFDATDQTKPDDVDQYDSVIAFLKDRVIVVDSGARQEFNYSNFSSMTFTKQDVNELSNNLDNLLPIFIPLLIFVIYLFQTGLKFIGVTVLATIGLLLRSITGRKASYKQLWVLSVYSVTIPTLFFAIMALIKTAVPLGFLLYWIVAIMLLYLTIKEIPLPKKRVTNEQANDSTEEKF; this comes from the coding sequence TTGAACGTTTTTAAACAACTTTACTACAGCTTATTTTCCCCTAAGATGATGGCCAGGTTCCGTTTTCAAAAGCTAGGCAAGCCAATATTGTACGTATTTTTACTTATGTTCCTTTCTTCTGTGCCAGTTGGAATTATGACGGCTTTATCCTTTACAAACGCTTATGAGGATCTCAAAACACATATGTCAGATCTACCAGAATTCACTTTAGAGGACGGATCTTTAACAAGTGAGCAGTCTGAACCGCTTATTCGACAAAATGATGAAAATACTTTTATTTTTGATGCGACAGACCAGACAAAGCCTGATGATGTTGATCAATATGATTCCGTTATCGCATTCCTAAAAGATCGTGTAATCGTTGTAGATAGCGGTGCTAGACAGGAGTTTAATTACAGTAACTTTAGTTCGATGACTTTCACGAAGCAAGATGTTAATGAGCTAAGTAATAATCTGGACAACCTGCTCCCTATCTTTATTCCGTTACTGATATTCGTTATCTATTTGTTTCAAACCGGCCTTAAGTTTATAGGAGTTACCGTACTAGCTACAATTGGACTACTATTGAGAAGTATTACCGGAAGAAAAGCTTCTTATAAACAACTTTGGGTCTTATCTGTTTATTCAGTAACAATTCCAACGCTCTTCTTTGCGATTATGGCCCTCATTAAAACAGCAGTCCCTTTAGGATTCCTACTTTATTGGATTGTGGCCATCATGCTACTTTATCTTACGATTAAAGAAATCCCGTTACCAAAAAAACGTGTAACGAACGAGCAAGCAAATGATTCAACAGAAGAAAAATTTTGA
- a CDS encoding methionine biosynthesis PLP-dependent protein, translating into MSNKQLETLLVQLGNHSDTKTGAVNPPVYFSTSYSHEGIGQSTGFDYSRTKNPTRSILESAISELEHGDQGFAFSSGMAAIQAILAIFKSGDHILVSDDLYGGTFRLFAHAEKHYGISFTYFDTQSNEQLSSLLTHRTKAIFVENPSNPLMKLTDLEKIARIAENRDLLFIVDNTLFTPLLQNPLLLGADIVVHSATKYLGGHNDILAGLVVAKGENICAEIQQYQNGAGAVLSPFDSWLLMRGMKTLPLRMKQHEENARKVTEFLTNHEAITDVFYPDKGGMLSFRLRSEEWVDLFLRKLTLVTFAESLGGVESFITYPSTQTHAEIPEDIRLEKGVCNRLLRFSVGIENIDDLIQDLNQALSIFKEEVVQIDKY; encoded by the coding sequence ATGTCGAATAAACAGTTAGAAACACTACTTGTCCAATTAGGTAATCATTCAGATACTAAAACCGGTGCGGTAAATCCTCCAGTGTACTTCTCCACATCGTATAGCCATGAAGGCATCGGTCAATCCACTGGATTCGATTATTCAAGAACCAAAAACCCGACACGATCCATTTTAGAATCCGCTATATCAGAACTCGAACATGGTGATCAGGGATTTGCTTTTAGTTCCGGAATGGCTGCGATTCAAGCAATCCTTGCCATATTCAAAAGCGGCGACCATATTCTCGTCTCAGATGATTTGTATGGTGGGACTTTTCGATTATTTGCCCATGCTGAAAAACATTATGGTATCTCCTTCACATATTTTGATACACAAAGCAATGAACAACTTTCATCACTCCTAACTCACCGTACAAAAGCCATTTTTGTTGAAAATCCATCTAATCCATTAATGAAATTAACAGATCTTGAAAAAATTGCACGGATAGCAGAAAACAGGGACCTATTATTTATTGTAGACAATACTTTGTTCACCCCTCTTCTACAAAACCCACTACTGCTTGGGGCGGATATCGTCGTGCATAGTGCCACTAAGTATTTAGGCGGTCATAATGATATTCTCGCAGGGCTTGTGGTTGCAAAAGGTGAGAATATTTGCGCTGAAATCCAACAATACCAAAACGGTGCAGGCGCTGTGCTTTCTCCTTTTGATTCCTGGTTATTAATGAGAGGCATGAAAACCTTGCCACTCAGAATGAAGCAGCATGAAGAGAATGCCAGAAAGGTAACTGAATTTTTAACGAATCATGAAGCAATAACAGACGTTTTTTATCCAGATAAAGGTGGGATGCTTTCTTTCAGATTGCGGTCCGAAGAATGGGTAGATCTCTTTCTTAGAAAATTAACACTTGTCACATTTGCTGAAAGTCTTGGAGGGGTAGAAAGCTTTATCACATATCCTTCAACTCAAACTCATGCTGAAATACCAGAAGACATCAGACTTGAAAAAGGGGTGTGCAATCGACTGCTACGTTTCTCTGTTGGGATTGAAAACATCGATGACTTAATACAGGACCTGAATCAAGCATTGTCCATTTTTAAAGAGGAGGTTGTTCAAATTGACAAATACTGA
- the metC gene encoding cystathionine beta-lyase produces the protein MTNTDYTFQTKLLHNDHKFDRATGAVSVPIQQASTFHQVDFDQPGKYDYSRSGNPTREALEETIANLEGGVKGFAFASGMAAIATSFMLLSQNDHVLISEDVYGGTYRMIHDVLGRFGIKHTFVDMTDLNEVARGIQSNTKVIYIETPSNPLLKVTDIQAVVKLAKANNCLTFVDNTFMTPALQRPLDFGADIVLHSATKFISGHSDVVAGLAAVKSEELAEQLAFLQNSFGSILSAHDSWLVLRGLKTLHCRLDQSSRSAFRLAHALTKENMVEEVFYPGLSYHPGHSTHIYQAAGPGAVLSFRLPDENAVRLFTKHVQIPVFAVSLGAVESILSYPARMSHASMPPIERRKRGITDGLLRLSVGLENPDDLLKDFKNGFAAIRKQYSASEASGQL, from the coding sequence TTGACAAATACTGATTATACATTTCAAACAAAACTTCTTCATAACGATCACAAATTTGATAGAGCTACAGGAGCTGTTAGCGTCCCTATCCAACAGGCTTCTACATTTCATCAGGTGGATTTTGACCAACCAGGAAAATACGATTACAGTCGTTCAGGCAACCCCACTCGCGAAGCGCTTGAAGAAACAATTGCCAATCTTGAAGGTGGGGTTAAGGGATTTGCGTTTGCTTCTGGGATGGCCGCTATCGCCACCTCTTTTATGCTTCTTTCACAAAACGATCACGTTCTTATATCTGAAGACGTCTACGGTGGGACGTATCGCATGATTCACGACGTTCTCGGTAGATTTGGAATTAAACATACTTTTGTAGACATGACAGATTTAAATGAAGTGGCGAGAGGTATTCAATCCAATACTAAAGTCATCTATATCGAAACGCCTTCTAATCCTTTGCTGAAGGTAACTGACATTCAAGCCGTTGTTAAATTAGCTAAAGCGAATAATTGTTTAACATTTGTCGATAACACCTTTATGACACCTGCTCTACAACGTCCGTTAGACTTCGGAGCCGATATCGTATTGCATAGTGCTACGAAATTCATTTCAGGACATAGCGATGTCGTCGCTGGTCTTGCTGCCGTAAAAAGTGAGGAATTAGCGGAACAGCTTGCATTCCTGCAAAACTCGTTTGGATCGATCTTAAGCGCTCACGATTCCTGGTTAGTTCTCCGTGGCTTAAAAACATTGCATTGTCGACTAGATCAATCGTCTAGATCTGCGTTTCGTCTTGCGCATGCTCTTACTAAAGAAAATATGGTAGAAGAAGTCTTTTATCCAGGGCTTTCTTATCACCCTGGTCACTCCACTCATATTTATCAAGCCGCTGGTCCTGGTGCAGTTTTGTCCTTTCGGTTACCTGATGAAAATGCCGTGCGTCTATTCACAAAGCATGTTCAAATTCCTGTTTTCGCGGTAAGTCTTGGTGCCGTAGAATCAATTCTCTCCTATCCAGCTAGAATGTCACATGCTTCTATGCCTCCTATAGAACGCAGAAAACGAGGCATCACAGATGGATTATTGCGATTGTCTGTGGGACTTGAAAATCCTGATGATTTATTAAAAGATTTCAAAAATGGATTTGCAGCTATTAGAAAGCAATACTCCGCTTCCGAAGCGAGTGGTCAACTATGA
- a CDS encoding bifunctional homocysteine S-methyltransferase/methylenetetrahydrofolate reductase, translated as MSFLNKLKNNILIGDGAMGTLLYSYGVDQCFEELNLSHPEQVLNIHRAYVEAGSDVIQTNTYGANYSKLARYGLEDLVKEMNTEAVKLARQAANKATYVFGTIGGIRGINTQKTSLDEIKRSFREQLYCLLLEGVDGILLETYYDLEEISSVLGIARKQTNLPIIAQVSMHEPGVLQNGTSLPSALKQLEESGADVTGVNCRLGPYHMIQAFEEVPLSTSYLSAYPNASLPDYEEGRLVYPTAPDYFKQSAESLRKQGVRLIGGCCGTTPEHIAAVSKALKGTKPITHKKIEVIAKEVTQTENNIDRLPHLHEIAQKQRSVIVELDPPKKLNTKKYLQGTKALQEVGVDAITLADNSLASPRICNTAMASTIQSQFNVRPLVHIACRDRNIIGLQSHIMGLHTLGINQVLAVTGDPTKIGDFPGATSVYDVSSFDLIRLIKQFNNGLSYSGKSLGMKTSFSIAAAFNPNVRHLDRAVARLEKKQQYGADYFISQPIYSEEQLIEVHEATKHLMCPIYIGIMPLTSYRNAEFLHNEVPGIKLSDSIRKRMSTATDASESQNEGLAIAKSLIDAAFDLFNGIYLITPFLRYELTVELTRYIKEKTRIEEERKIHSGLPLI; from the coding sequence ATGAGTTTCCTTAATAAATTAAAAAACAATATTCTAATCGGTGATGGCGCGATGGGAACACTTCTCTATTCATATGGCGTAGATCAATGTTTTGAAGAGTTAAACCTATCGCATCCAGAGCAAGTATTAAACATACACCGCGCATATGTAGAAGCAGGTTCAGACGTGATACAAACGAACACCTATGGAGCAAACTACAGTAAATTAGCGAGATATGGTCTTGAAGATCTTGTAAAAGAAATGAACACTGAAGCTGTTAAATTAGCTCGACAAGCAGCAAACAAAGCGACTTATGTATTTGGAACTATCGGTGGCATACGAGGAATCAATACTCAAAAGACTTCTCTTGATGAAATCAAACGTAGCTTTAGAGAACAGTTATACTGTCTTCTACTTGAGGGCGTTGACGGGATCTTACTCGAAACTTATTACGATCTTGAAGAAATTTCATCAGTCCTTGGGATTGCTCGAAAACAAACGAATCTCCCCATAATAGCTCAAGTTTCCATGCATGAACCCGGGGTTTTACAAAACGGGACCTCCCTTCCATCTGCTCTTAAACAATTAGAAGAGTCTGGAGCAGATGTGACAGGTGTTAATTGTAGACTAGGGCCATATCATATGATTCAAGCTTTTGAAGAGGTCCCCCTTTCAACTAGTTATCTCTCTGCTTATCCAAATGCAAGTTTACCTGACTATGAGGAGGGACGATTGGTTTACCCCACTGCCCCTGATTATTTTAAACAAAGTGCTGAATCTCTCCGCAAACAAGGTGTTCGATTAATTGGAGGATGTTGTGGTACAACACCAGAACATATTGCTGCTGTTTCAAAAGCTTTAAAGGGAACAAAACCTATTACTCATAAAAAAATAGAAGTAATAGCTAAAGAAGTCACGCAAACCGAAAACAACATAGATCGTTTGCCCCACTTGCATGAAATTGCTCAAAAGCAACGTTCTGTTATCGTAGAGCTTGATCCGCCTAAGAAGCTAAATACAAAGAAGTATCTCCAAGGTACGAAGGCCCTACAAGAAGTCGGAGTAGATGCTATTACACTAGCTGATAATTCCCTTGCTTCACCTCGTATTTGCAATACAGCTATGGCATCAACTATTCAGTCACAATTTAATGTTCGCCCTCTCGTGCACATAGCTTGTAGAGACCGGAATATCATCGGATTACAATCGCATATAATGGGGCTTCATACACTGGGAATTAATCAAGTACTCGCTGTTACTGGAGATCCTACAAAAATAGGAGATTTTCCAGGTGCAACTTCTGTATATGACGTATCATCTTTCGACCTTATCCGGTTAATCAAACAATTCAACAACGGGTTATCTTATTCCGGTAAATCACTTGGGATGAAGACTTCCTTTTCGATCGCAGCAGCTTTTAACCCTAATGTTCGCCATCTTGATCGAGCTGTCGCAAGACTTGAGAAAAAACAGCAGTATGGGGCGGATTATTTTATTAGTCAGCCTATCTATAGCGAAGAACAATTAATCGAAGTACATGAAGCTACAAAACATTTAATGTGCCCTATTTACATCGGAATCATGCCGTTAACAAGCTATCGAAATGCCGAATTCCTGCATAATGAAGTACCAGGAATAAAATTATCTGATTCAATACGTAAGCGAATGTCCACAGCCACCGATGCCAGTGAGTCACAAAATGAAGGACTCGCCATCGCAAAGTCCTTAATTGATGCAGCATTCGATTTATTCAATGGCATTTATTTAATAACACCGTTTTTGCGCTACGAATTAACAGTTGAATTAACTCGTTACATTAAAGAAAAAACTCGTATTGAAGAAGAAAGGAAGATTCATAGTGGTCTACCCCTCATTTGA